A part of Perognathus longimembris pacificus isolate PPM17 chromosome 16, ASM2315922v1, whole genome shotgun sequence genomic DNA contains:
- the LOC125364758 gene encoding V-type proton ATPase subunit G 1-like: MRPCIHTPELASKRGRIGFRVPAATASQSPGMQQLPQAEKQKRAAEKVSEARKPKSRRPKQAQEAAQAETEPCRRQREKGFKAQEAAALGPHGSCSSEVEKGTTQKMTILQNCVRQNREEVLENLSASVCDTQPEIHENYRINGEDIFFPRVGVVVDALMDNGVLAKL, translated from the coding sequence atgagaccctgcaTCCataccccagaactggcatcaaAAAGGGGGAGGATCGGCTTCCGAGTCCCCGCCGCCACGGCTAGTCAGTCACCGGGGATGCAGCAGCTGCCGCAGGCCGAGAAGCAGAAGCGTGCCGCCGAGAAGGTGTCCGAGGCCCGCAAGCCAAAGAGCCGAAGGCCGAAGCAGGCCCAAGAAGCAGCCCAGGCCGAAACTGAACCGTGCCGCCGGCAGAGGGAGAaagggttcaaggcccaggaggcgGCGGCCCTGGGACCCCACGGCAGCTGCAGCAGTGAGGTGGAGAAGGGGACCACGCAAAAGATGACCATCCTCCAGAACTGCGTCCGGCAGAACAGGGAGGAAGTTCTAGAAAACCTCTCGGCATCTGTGTGTGACACCCAGCCAGAAATCCACGAGAACTACCGCATAAATGGAGAGGACATTTTCTTTCCACGGGTTGGTGTGGTGGTAGACGCCCTCAtggacaatggagtgttagcaaaGCTCTAG